One Mycoavidus sp. HKI genomic region harbors:
- the hprK gene encoding HPr(Ser) kinase/phosphatase, with protein sequence MNSSDGINAQSIFDDNAASLKLSWLAGHEGWERGFSSETVAHATSSADLVGHLNLIHPNRIQVLGEAEMLYYTRQSDEERQRQMAELIALVPPFLVVAGGIDASDDLVLRCTRSSTPLFTTPISAAAVIDSLRLYMSRILAPSITMHGVFLDILGMGVLLTGDSGLGKSELGLELISRGHGLVADDAVDFTRLGLDFIEGRCPPLLQNLLEVRGLGLLDIKTIFGETAVRRKMKLKLAVRLVRRPDGEFQRLPLEKQAIDVLGLPINQVTLQVAAGRNLAVLVEAAVRNTILQLRGINTLQDFMEQQRAAMNENR encoded by the coding sequence ATGAACTCGTCAGACGGCATTAATGCGCAAAGTATTTTCGATGATAACGCAGCCTCGCTTAAACTGAGTTGGCTCGCCGGCCATGAAGGCTGGGAACGTGGTTTCTCAAGCGAAACCGTAGCTCATGCAACGTCAAGCGCGGATTTAGTGGGTCACCTTAACTTGATTCATCCAAATAGGATTCAAGTACTAGGTGAAGCGGAGATGTTGTATTACACGCGTCAATCCGATGAAGAGCGCCAGCGCCAAATGGCTGAATTAATTGCCTTGGTGCCGCCGTTTCTGGTCGTGGCGGGGGGCATTGACGCCTCGGATGATTTGGTGCTGCGCTGCACACGCTCATCTACGCCGCTGTTTACAACGCCGATATCTGCGGCGGCGGTGATTGATAGCCTGCGACTTTATATGTCACGTATTCTAGCGCCCTCTATCACGATGCATGGCGTGTTTCTCGACATCCTTGGTATGGGGGTACTACTCACCGGTGACTCAGGCTTAGGCAAAAGCGAACTTGGGCTAGAGTTAATTAGCCGCGGCCATGGTTTGGTCGCAGATGATGCGGTGGATTTCACGCGTTTGGGTTTAGACTTTATCGAAGGGCGCTGCCCTCCACTGTTGCAAAATTTGCTTGAAGTGCGAGGATTGGGTCTGCTCGACATCAAGACCATTTTTGGTGAAACAGCAGTGCGCCGCAAAATGAAGCTAAAGCTCGCGGTCCGGCTGGTGCGCCGGCCCGATGGAGAGTTTCAGCGACTGCCGCTGGAAAAGCAGGCGATAGATGTTTTAGGGTTGCCGATTAACCAAGTGACTTTGCAAGTCGCGGCAGGCCGGAACTTGGCAGTACTGGTTGAAGCTGCTGTGCGTAATACAATTTTGCAGTTGCGCGGGATTAATACATTGCAGGATTTTATGGAGCAGCAACGAGCGGCGATGAATGAAAACCGATAG
- a CDS encoding PTS sugar transporter subunit IIA yields the protein MNRLSKLLPLENVVLNLAVTSKKRVFEQAGLIFENHHGIARSVVTDNLFAREQLGSTGLGQGVAIPHGRIAGLKHPLAAFIRLAEPIPFEAPDELPVALLIFLLVPEQATQHHLDILSEIAQLLSDQKARATLTHEQDRVAIRHFLTQWTPDSDPLTL from the coding sequence ATGAACCGCCTTAGCAAACTATTACCACTTGAAAATGTTGTTTTGAATTTGGCTGTAACCAGCAAAAAGCGGGTATTTGAGCAAGCCGGTTTAATTTTTGAAAATCATCATGGGATCGCGCGCAGCGTGGTTACCGATAATTTATTTGCCCGCGAGCAGCTAGGCTCGACCGGCTTGGGCCAGGGGGTGGCTATTCCACATGGGCGTATCGCAGGGCTTAAGCACCCACTAGCCGCTTTTATTCGACTCGCTGAGCCGATTCCATTTGAAGCACCGGATGAGTTGCCGGTAGCGCTCTTGATTTTTTTACTGGTGCCTGAACAAGCGACTCAGCACCATCTTGATATTCTGTCTGAGATTGCGCAGTTGCTCTCTGATCAAAAAGCTCGCGCCACCTTGACTCATGAGCAAGATAGAGTAGCTATTCGTCATTTTCTGACTCAATGGACGCCTGATAGCGATCCGCTCACTCTATGA
- the raiA gene encoding ribosome-associated translation inhibitor RaiA, with protein sequence MDLQISGHHLDVTPALREYVVNKLERVTRHFDHVIDGAVVLALDNHKDKNKRQKAEIKLRLKGKDIFAETTEGDLYTAIDLLIDKLDRQVIRYKGKIQNHHHEAIKHQIE encoded by the coding sequence ATGGATCTGCAAATCAGTGGACACCACCTTGACGTTACGCCTGCATTACGTGAATACGTGGTCAATAAATTGGAAAGAGTGACACGTCATTTTGATCATGTGATTGATGGCGCGGTGGTGTTAGCGCTCGATAATCATAAAGATAAAAATAAACGCCAAAAAGCAGAAATTAAACTGCGACTAAAGGGTAAAGATATTTTTGCTGAAACCACAGAGGGCGATCTTTATACGGCGATCGATTTGCTGATCGATAAACTTGACCGTCAAGTGATTCGCTATAAAGGAAAGATACAAAATCATCATCATGAAGCCATTAAACACCAGATAGAATGA
- the lptB gene encoding LPS export ABC transporter ATP-binding protein — MNVSAFSSRYPVGRDSILAARNLQKRYGKRTVVKDVSLEVKSGEVVGLLGPNGAGKTTSFYMIVGLVPLDRGEITLNGKLISLLPIHQRARLGLSYLPQEASVFRKLSVEQNIRAVLELQLGEDGKRLPEDIISERTQALMEELQITHLSDNPALSLSGGERRRVEIARALATNPGFILLDEPFAGVDPIAVLEIQKIVRFLKQREIGVLITDHNVRETLGICDHAYIISDGSVLAAGLPEEIIENESVRRVYLGEHFRM, encoded by the coding sequence GTGAACGTCAGCGCTTTTTCTAGCCGCTACCCAGTCGGTAGAGACAGTATTCTCGCCGCCCGCAATTTGCAAAAACGTTATGGTAAACGCACCGTCGTCAAGGATGTCTCGCTGGAAGTAAAAAGCGGCGAAGTGGTGGGGCTGCTAGGCCCCAATGGTGCGGGCAAAACGACCTCTTTTTATATGATTGTTGGGTTGGTGCCGCTTGATCGCGGTGAAATTACCCTGAATGGCAAGCTGATTAGCTTATTGCCGATTCATCAGCGAGCGCGGCTTGGACTGTCTTACTTACCACAAGAAGCGTCGGTTTTTCGTAAGTTATCGGTCGAGCAAAACATTCGTGCAGTGCTTGAGTTGCAGCTTGGTGAGGACGGCAAGCGGTTGCCAGAGGATATCATCAGCGAGCGCACCCAGGCTTTGATGGAGGAGCTGCAGATTACTCACTTAAGCGATAATCCAGCCCTATCGCTTTCTGGTGGTGAGCGGCGCCGCGTGGAAATTGCGCGGGCGTTAGCGACAAATCCGGGCTTTATTTTGTTGGATGAGCCTTTTGCGGGCGTCGATCCAATTGCTGTCTTGGAAATTCAGAAAATTGTGCGTTTCCTAAAACAGCGCGAGATTGGTGTCTTGATTACCGACCATAATGTGCGTGAAACCCTGGGTATTTGTGACCATGCTTATATCATTAGCGATGGCAGTGTATTAGCGGCTGGTCTACCCGAAGAGATTATCGAAAACGAATCCGTGCGGCGCGTCTATTTGGGCGAACATTTTCGTATGTAA
- the lptA gene encoding lipopolysaccharide transport periplasmic protein LptA: MSSVFPYCAAQRFMAEAIFTLCLVLSSVLFGQSAYAVRPDSEQPVYVQADRWTYDDLKQVNVLTGRVIITKGKLTIKGDRVIVKQDAEGYQSMTSYAEGRENLAYFRQELNGAQGYIEGYGKQIDYNSQSEVTTLTRRAMVRRRLLPSERVLDEVSGSVISYDGQKERYWASAGHGAAAGQASPRVRAMLSPHNAVRHKTLSPADPNLSLGTSSPIERKISQ; encoded by the coding sequence ATGAGCAGTGTGTTCCCCTATTGTGCTGCGCAACGCTTCATGGCTGAAGCTATATTTACGCTCTGTCTAGTGTTGTCTTCCGTATTATTTGGCCAATCTGCCTATGCTGTGCGCCCAGATAGTGAGCAACCCGTTTATGTGCAAGCAGATCGTTGGACTTATGATGATTTAAAACAAGTGAATGTCCTGACCGGGCGCGTTATCATCACTAAGGGCAAACTGACGATCAAAGGCGATCGAGTCATCGTGAAACAAGATGCAGAGGGCTATCAATCTATGACCAGTTATGCCGAAGGTCGAGAAAACCTGGCTTATTTTCGGCAGGAGCTGAATGGCGCTCAAGGCTATATCGAGGGCTATGGCAAACAAATCGATTACAATAGTCAAAGCGAGGTCACGACTTTAACGCGCCGTGCCATGGTGCGGCGGCGACTGCTTCCTAGTGAACGAGTGCTAGATGAGGTGAGCGGTAGTGTCATCAGTTACGACGGACAGAAAGAACGTTACTGGGCCAGCGCGGGTCATGGCGCCGCTGCGGGCCAAGCGAGTCCTCGTGTGCGGGCAATGTTGTCTCCTCACAACGCCGTGCGTCATAAGACGCTGTCGCCCGCGGACCCCAATCTATCATTAGGTACTTCAAGCCCCATCGAAAGGAAGATCTCGCAGTGA
- the lptC gene encoding LPS export ABC transporter periplasmic protein LptC gives MRTRVQWLPLLLIALLAGVSYWLLQLHLPPSRSSAPQVKMHRPDYFAEHFSITLLDQTGATQYRINAAKMVHYEDNDNTDVVLPAVRAFVAGQPDVTSFAKRGKINGDGSILDLYDDAHVRRAQGDQDPALEADSQHFRFLINDDIVQTEQSVKLKRGASMVTASGMSYNNLTRVVKLVGQVRGVIAADTFISNSPKR, from the coding sequence ATGCGCACACGGGTACAATGGTTGCCGCTGTTGTTGATCGCCCTTTTAGCTGGCGTCAGCTATTGGCTGCTGCAATTGCACCTGCCTCCGTCTAGATCTTCTGCGCCGCAGGTCAAGATGCATCGTCCCGATTACTTTGCGGAGCATTTTTCGATTACATTGCTTGACCAAACTGGCGCTACCCAATATCGAATTAACGCGGCAAAGATGGTGCATTACGAGGATAATGATAATACGGATGTAGTGCTGCCTGCGGTGCGCGCGTTTGTAGCCGGCCAGCCGGATGTAACCAGTTTTGCAAAGCGTGGCAAAATCAATGGCGATGGCTCCATTCTCGATTTGTATGACGATGCTCATGTGCGGCGCGCACAAGGGGATCAGGATCCTGCCCTGGAAGCAGATTCACAACATTTCCGCTTTTTGATCAACGATGATATCGTCCAAACTGAACAATCCGTTAAATTGAAGCGAGGAGCGTCAATGGTGACCGCGAGTGGCATGTCTTATAACAACCTCACCCGGGTGGTCAAGTTGGTGGGGCAGGTGCGTGGCGTGATTGCTGCGGATACGTTTATATCTAATAGCCCTAAGCGCTAG